In the Urocitellus parryii isolate mUroPar1 chromosome 1, mUroPar1.hap1, whole genome shotgun sequence genome, AATTCACCAAATGCATTTTAATGCCTTTCCCCATTCACTACTCCTCACTGTGGCAGGAAGCACAGGAGACCCTGAACACCTGATTTAGGCTTGAGAGTAACTATTTAGAAGTGTGGGCTCTGTGAAAATTACCAGAACTCTCTCCATCTGAAAATCAAGGATTAACCACAGTGATGTGGcactttaaagtaaaataatgctCTGCAAGCATTGTTCTCATCAAATAGTCTATAATCTTAATATTGTCTAGTATTGTAAATGTACCCAGTATATTAGTAAATACTTAGCATACACGATAGTAAATACTGAATATACTTAACTACTTAATAAAATACTTGATATCTTAGTAAACTTGCTAAGATCCTAATACATTGGGTAAATTGCCTGAAGTCTTATGTAGAAGCAGAAATTTGGTTTCCTAACCTGGGGAGGGGTTGTTTTCTGTACCTCAATGGGTTACACAGATATGCAACCAAATGCTAAGAATCTCAGTAATGAAATAGCCCTATAAAAATAAGCAACACACAGGGCCACCTCAGGCCAGTACTGTCAGGCATACAGTCTGGATTCTTAACCTACAACATAACCCCAACATCTCTCTCCACCAGCTACAGTGGTCCTGAGAGCTGGGTTATATCAGCTTCGAACATCCTGGGACTATACTGTATCCACCTGATGGGCAGGCTCTCAGCTGTTAGCCAAGAAGTGCAGATGAGATGAGTGGATAGCCAATACGTCCACAGTCAGGGTGGAGCAGCCCAAAGACAGTCATTTTTAGCAGTTCTGGATTGAGCTCTCAAAAGTTTCTAAATCCCAATCGTGGGCACAATGTTCTCTGCCTCAAAGACATGAGGATGGTAttaatatatgaatgtatgtgcaAAGTGCTCATGCAGCCCAGGTACACTGACTTTACAGTTATCGATGGGGCAGAAGTCTGAGGGATCCTGTGTGAGAACAGTAGGGAACTAGTTCTTCAGGGGAATGGCTCCAAGTTGGGGTGACTTGGGGCCCCCTGGGGAGCCCACCCTCTTCCTGGAAAGTTGATTGTTTATATCGCCAGTGTTCGACTTGCAGAGTAAAGTGCCtgggttgggtttttgttttccaGACATCAGACAAAGTTtaccaaatgaaaaacaaacctcGGGGATACTGTTTGATCTTCAACAACTATGATTTTAGCATGGCACGGAAGGATATGCCCAAGCTCCACAACATTAAGGATAGGAAAGGATCAGATTTGGATGAAGGTACAGTAGAATCCaaaagagaagtgaaaatttcttacatctatttttttttaattttatcaaaaggGGGAAAACAAAAGCTGTACCAAAAGAGCCACATATTTCAAGAATatgaatttaaacatattttcttgtGGAGGTGAAGAACATTCTTatatatttgttagttttttgctttgtataaaatttgtttttataaatcacaGCATAAGCATATGTAGAATGGTAAACTATCAAGTCTTACTAGAATCTTACAAAGAGGAGCAGCAATGAGCTTTACTTTTAAGTCAACTAAGTGAATAGCATTTCTGTAGAGTGTGTTAGGTGAAAAAGATTGCCTTAGTATGAAAATCTATATTGGTATTGAATTTATAAAAGTTGTGCtactgccaaatgttttctctgataaatggctgctgatccataatggggaaggggcggagcatgggaagaatggaggaactttggacataggggaaggaggggtggagagtgagaatgggggcaggggagatggtagaatgagatggacatcatcaccctaggtacTTGTATGACCGTACATATGGTAcaactctacatcgtgtacaatcagaaaaacaaaagttgtgctccatttgtatataatgaatcaaaatgcattctggtgtcatgtataactaattagaataaataaaaaaagaaaaagaaaaaagagttgtGCTACTGAATGTAGAAGAAATTGTGAATTCttaacaaaaatatcatttttgcttatttaagCAAATCTATTTAAGGTTTTAAAGTCAGAATTTCAGGCCATTGATTACATCAGTTATcattatatatttggttttggaaaaaacattttagatctttgatttctattcattgaatattaatttttttctattaaatttcatTTGATTCTATTTCTGGCAGTCCATTTTTCTTATATCTGGCCCACAGAACCCAGTCTGTGACGGGTATTTAAGATCACATgtcctgttttatattttcctggGCTTATTACATTCTGTGTTAATGAGTAAAAATAGATGCAGCTGCCTGTGTCATTTTTCCTGAGATGTTCTTTCTGTTCTGCTGTAGTGTCCTGTGAACTTTGCTGTTATTTTCTTCATCACCACCCCACATGTACATGCCCCAGTTCCATCTCATGGAGCCAACAACTGTTCCTATTCCACCATCATAAGGAACAGGAAGTTTATTCTCTCATAAAAATGAACCAGAGAGTCTCTAAGATCTAGTGATACCAGGCTCAGCAAAGAAAGCAGTGAAgtatggaagaaaggaagagaaaaacaaaagtcaacCTACTGATGGCATGAAATCAGATTTCTAACCTATCTTGGTTCCAAAAACATTGGTAGAAAATATGAATTCTCCTTTGGAGAAGCTGAAAGCCCTAGATAAAAGATGTATAAATCATGATATCTGGGGGTCTCCTAATGGAATGATAAGTTTCCTAATCAAACACTCTGCTATGAAGTCCACCAGTAAACAAACCATGCCTATGAAGAGCTTTTGCTTAACTTTTTAGTAGACTAATGGACAACCAAGTTTTATAAGGCATATGGATAACACCCCTAATATAAAACAAGcaatacaaacaagaaaaaaaatgaaatggaaatataaattaaacaaagatGATGCTGGGTAAAAGGAAATCcttaaaaaactatatttaagggctggggttgtagctcagtggtagagcgcttgcctagcatgcacaaggatctggatttgatcctcagcaccacataaaaataaaagtattgtgtccatccacaacttaaACAGATATTATATAACtaaaactattatatataatatataactaaaacagatattatatataatatattataatattatataatatataataatatataaaatataataatatataatataataatacataataatataatataatatgtataatatctgttttagtatatatttatacacacatataaaataatttttaaaactgtatttaatatttttagtaaaatattcaTAGAGGAACAAGATgttatgaaaaagaaacagaacaagaATTACTAAAAATTCAACATAtgagcacagaaataaaaaaaaattcaaaagaacagATAGGGCAGAAGATAAAGTCTCAgaaaataggacaaaaaacacacacacaaaaaaagtgacaaataggaaccaaaggaaaagaaaatttgaagaaaagttaAGAATGTCCAGTCTCTAATAATCAGAGTTCCAAAGAGGACAGAGAAAATGGGgaaatggaaatttccagaaattagGTTAATAGTCTGCAGACCAAAAGGACCTGATGAATTAAGAAAGATTCACACCAAAGCATATTTCATCCTAGAAActtctagagagaaaaaaaaataagtcaaatacaTAAAGTATCAGGAACCAGGCTGTTAGTGAACTTCTTAATAGGAACACTGAAAGCTATAAGACTGAAGAAATACCTTCAAAATTCTGAggaaaaatatttgtggaaaaaGCGTATTGTATCTAGCTAAActacaaaaaatatgaaagtaaaagtAAAGCTCATCTAAGGGctcaaaaaatttattctttatgcaGGAGTAGATATACTCTAGCAAAACAAGTTAGTAAATCAATAAAGAAGAAGTCATAAGTTCAGGAAAAAGTGAATCTATTATGGAAAAGACCTAAAGATTTCCCAGGAGAAGAGAAATTTATCAAGCCTAAGGAACAGTTAGTTAGGATTAGAGAAAGAAGATGTAGTGCTCGAGATGAAATGttcttcagaaaaattaaaatgaatcagacaaTCAGTCTGAAAATGGTGAAAGACTGACTTTATCTGTtagtgtatttgaaaaaaaaaaagttaaccatATGGGaaacaaagcaaatttaaaaagtaatacaatTATTAACTCTgggaaagacaaaaatcataataaaaaaggaaatataatttaaaaacttgatGTTGACATTGTCCTGgtaacatatatattattatgaattcaacccaaaattataaaaaaattatacaagagTACTATGTGCTTACCTTCCATAATAATTCACAtagaaaaaatctaaaattcggggctggagttgtggctcagtggtaaagcacccgcCTCGCaagtgcgagaccctgggtttgattctcagcaccacataaataaataaataaatgaaaggtattgtgtccaactacaattaaaaaataagtattaataaaaaagtctaaaatttataaatgaattaatagtaGTGAATTCAAATTCATTACAAAATGGCAGCTaatattaaagtatttaaaaccTAAAAGTGGTTGCTTTCATGGCATATGACTGGGTAACAGAGAAGAATAGAGGATAACTGTTTTTGTAATAGGTCTTTTAGTTCTATTTTATTCGTATCTCCTATTTTGATAAGTGTAACTAATTTTGAGTGTACAGCATTAAatgaatatagatttttattcaaaaattctcttttgtatgattatataggaaataaaatcacCTCTTAAATTGATTTGGTAGTAAGCCAAAATAACAGCTTACTCATCCTATAAACTGTTTCAGAAAAGGCAACTGGCCGAAAATAGCACTCACCCCTTTCTCATTTGCTTTATGGTTTGGAAATGTTCTCTGCTGGtggcaataaatattaaaagtctaTAGAATTCACCTACTCATATAGATGTTCTCCTTCTTGAACTTTTGGCTCAACTTCTTATCTATCAATATCACATCCCTCCAATTCTTTTTCACTCTGGGCCGTGGCAATGAATTGCTGTAGTGTGAtatgacttttcttctttcacttttcagAGGCTTTGAGCAAGACCTTTAAGGAGCTTCATTTTGAAATAGTATGTTACAAAGATTCTACAGCCAAGGAAATCTGTGAAGTTCTAAAATTCTACCAAAGTGAAGACCACAATAATAAAGATTGTTTCATCTGCTGTATCCTCTCGCATGGAGACGAGGGCATAATCTATGGCACTGATGGACAGAAGGTCTCCATCTTTGAGCTGACCTCTTATTTCACTGGTTCAAAGTGCCCTTCCCTTGCTGGGAAACCTAAAGTCTTTTTTATTCAGGCTTGTCAAGGGGATAACTACCAGAAAGGTGTACTTGTTGAAACCGACTCAAAGCAGAAGGACCCCTACTTAGAGATGGATTTATCATTTCAAAAGAGTTATATCCCAGATGAAGCTGACTTTCTGTTGGGGATGGCCACTGTGAGCAACTGTGTTTCCTATCGAAATCCCATGGAGGGAACCTGGTATATCCAGTCCCTTTGCCAGAGACTGAGAGAAAGATGTCCTCGGTAAGGTTTGCCTATCCAGCCCTCCTCAGTGTTATACTACCTGCTCCCCTTCCCCATCACCACTACTATATGTGCATAGCCAGGGCCTTTTAGAAAAAGCTTTATGGGTGAGGTAGTATTAATTGAAGAAGCATCAAGAGGAGTGATTTTCCATTTACCTCTAAAATGTCTAAATGACTACAAAATCCTACTTCCCAAGTCAGCTGTGAAATAAGAGAAATGGCGAGTGTTAATATCCTtctttcacagatgggaaaactgataCACTTACTGAGAGGTTTCCTTGATTAGGCATCTCAAAGGACAACCACAGTATTACAGAGCTGGAAAGGCAATAGGCATGTGGTCCAGCTCTgtgtctttaaggaaaaaaaaaaaaaatcatgattgaGCTGATTCAGCTAGTTTTGTTAAGTTTGCCAAGAAGGCAGTAACCATGTCAATGTTTAACACTCTCCAACTCTATCAAAAGTTCCATAATAGCTAGCTCACCTCAAACCCTTGATGCATTGTGGGAGATAAGTAGCAAAGAGATGGAGCCTCTCGTGTCTCCCCCCTCACCTGGCTTGCTTTAAAGCCGCAAGATGTGGGAAAATATTCTTCCCTTGTTTATTATATCAGAGGCTTCATTTAGTTATAGTTTCAAATGTCATAGCTTACCCACGTGTGCAAAGCTGACAGATGAACCGTGAGGGATCCTAACACATTCCTTCTAGACCTATTTCTCATTAGGCTTTCAGAGTATGAAGAGTGAGAATCTCCCATGGTATATAAAAAGCAAACCACAGCACCAATGTGAGGTTTTCATTTTGTAACTTAGGCCAGGAGTCCTGCAAGGTTCTGGTGTTTGCTACAGAGATAGATGAAGAGGTTGACCAAGAAAACTGCTAAGATATCTGgggatggagggggagagagggctGCAGGAGATGTTAGACTGTGTTGTAGATGAATTTGCAGAAGCAATGCTGAGTGTAAGCCGAAGGCATTCAGAGGCATTGAGATGCTGTGGGGGTTGAGTGACACAGTCCATGGAGTAGTGAGAGAGATACACAGACTGGAAGGGAAAGAAATCAAATCCAGTACTGGCCCTGAGGTTTCTGATGGTTAGTAGAGATTCCAGATAAGCTGAAGGTGAAGTTATCAAGCTTGAGACCACTCATCTACCTGGAAAGCTATGGTAGGTCTTGGTTTAGCAGATTATGGTTTCCAAAGCCTGATATTTGAGAGAGGGAGCTATAGGTCTCTCCCTCAGCACAGCAGATGACATGGGTTGTCAGTCCTgtccccccgccccaccccgTGAATCATCATATGTTATGCTCTGTTTTTCAGAGGCGATGATATTCTCACCATCCTGACTGAAGTGAACTATGAAGTGAGCAATAAGGATGATAAGAAGAACATGGGGAAACAGATGCCACAGCCCACTTTTACATTAAGGAAAAAACTCTTCTTTCCTCTCGATTGATGTTACATCATTGTGTAACACTATGctttatttattaagtatttttttatttgttataattagtgtTAGTTAATTATAAAGTATTAACTGcacttttctttttaaggcaGAGAGGGAATGAGGaactaagtatttttttcataaaaaattgtgtttttaaatatacaacatTATCTTCAATTATTATATCAAAACCATTTTGTCCATACAAAGAATTACTATAATCAATTCACTTTATGCATTTGaatcaagaaaattttaattcttatatgAATTCAAGTCCTGGCTATGCAATATCACCCACTATTAGACATTTACAGTTATGgtataattttaactatttttaacaaGATTAAAAAGTACtacttaaaagtaaataagaaCTTAATTCCTCTCTTTTCAAGCCATCTAATACactactttcaaaatatttaaatttgaaaaattaaatttttatatattagctGTCTCAAAAAGAGAGCAAAGGCTCTCTtattgagttacatcctcagccttttttttttcattttctgttgctctttCACATACCTTCATATGCTTGTAGGATTCGCTGTTCTTGCTAATGAAGCATTTtagtatttcatatatttgtatacattttttttctttcagctcatttcatgtttttaagagtatttttaaattttattttctgaatttttcttttctttttcttttttaattttttaataaagtttgttcctgcttcagtggctcgtgatttgtgcccagccagactgtggcactattttattctgctgtttttaaaaaacatttttttttattgttggtttttcaaaacattacatagttcttgatatatcatatttcacactttgattcaagtgggttatgaactcccatttttaccccatatacagattgcagaatcacatcagttacacttccattgatttacatattgccatactagtgtctgttgtattctgctgcctttcctatcctctactatcacccctcccctcccctcccctcccatcttctctctctaccccctctactataattcatttctcccccttgtattatttttcccttacccctcacttcctcttgtatgtaattttgtataaccctgagggtctccttccatttccatgcaatttcccttctctctccctttccctcccacctctcatccctgtttaatgttagtcttcttctcatgctcttcgtccctactctgttcttagttactctccttatatcaaagaagacatttggcatttgttttttagggattggctagcttcacttagcataatctgctctaatgccatccatttccctccaaattctatgattttgtcattttttaatgcagagtaatactccattgtgtataaatgccaaatgttttctctaatatgcgaatgctaattcacaataaagtgtgggggggcaccagggaagaatagtgttaccttatattaggtagagagaagtgatgggaggggaaggaaaggatgtggggataggaaagataatggaatgaaacagacattattattgtatgtgtgtatgtgattacatgaccaatatgattctgcaacatgtacaatcagaaatatgaaatatcccatctatgtatgatatgtcaaagtgcataaatgcattctactgtcatatataactaattaaaacaaattttaaaaatttaaaataaaaaaaagaaaaagaaaacattccgGTCATAGACTTGTTTTACTTGAGTCTCCCAATATTGGGTCCCACAGGCTGTGTTTTTAACGTTTACAGCCAACATTTAAAAACCAGGAGATATCACATAAAACCCGTAAtatctttttttgaaaattgagAATGTCTGATAACATTGACCCCAGGTAACTGTGTGGTAGCAATCGTAGAGGTCTGAGAAGCACCTCTCTCCAGCCAGGTGTGGCTCTGctttccccagccctctctccatCCCCACCCAGGCACCTCCAAGGGGCTGCTGTCAATGGCCATCTATCACCATGCCAGTGTGACCATTTTACCTTACATCCAGACATTTTCGTTGATTTATATTGCccaccctgggggggggggcatttgaATTCTGGCAATGGTTTAGAGAAGGCAGCAAGAATCTTCAGATATGCTTCCTAGGTGATAGGTTCGGGAACATGGTTGGAAGGTTGGAGAATGCAGGCACATGTATAACAGAAAAAAGTATTGAAGTCAAGTCAAAGAGTTATCTGTCTTGCTAGCTAGAGAGGGGGACAAAAGATGTAGCCCAACATACAGTCAACATTTGATAGGAAGGGTGCCTTCAAATCAGTCTCTTTctaataaaatgtgtaaaatgcACAAGAGAAAAGAGTACAAGGCCCAGAGAGAGATCGGCTTCAGGATAGAGAACATCTATTTTTAATGAAGAGTCGATGAGAAGCTCTGCAATTGAGAATTTAAACATTctcattcagaaaaaaagcaaattgtgAAAAGACAAAAACACAGTCAGAACAACCCAAGAACTCAACTAATCATATGCATTTTCTCAAGAAACCCTCTCCGCCCACCCCGCCCCCAGGAGTTCCATAGGCTTTAGGGATGGTGTTCCTACCATCTTTGGCCAAGGAGAACAACTTTTTGtttatgattcttgttttttgttgCCGTTTTCAATGTCATAATCATAATTATACTCATAACTGGCTAAAGAGGGCAAGGTTCCAGATTGTCTTTCATAAACTTCTTCTTCATTCTTGGCAATCTTTTGCCTGTAAAAGGAAGGATATATCACGACAGACTCAAAGGATAGAAGGGGGTACAGGTGTGTGGGTAGGGTCAGTCTCTCATCACTTGCAGTGGTTTTGAATTTAGTGAAATGTGATATTTGGGTGACCAAATTGCCAAATGAGGCATTTTTCTATGGAATCAATGCAACAAGTAACTTCAGTAAAGTTTGACTAAAATTTGTTTGAGCGATTTAAGATGTCTCTTCAGGTAACAGTACGATTTCTGTGTTCTGAAGTTGATTTCCAGAGCAACCAGAAGCAGCTGTGTCTAATACAAAAGCCACCGAGTGTTTCAGAGAAGAGGGACTTGACAAACAACCCTCAGtcacagaacagaaaaaaactcagaaattgaTGCACTTCCTGTGTCATTTTGCATAACAGGCAAGAGAGAGAAGTCCAGACATATCTCAAAAGAACTCTGGCCTCTGCAGATAACTGTGTCCAAGCTTAGTGACATAACCTCCCTCTTGTCTTGACATCAGTAAGCAGTACCTGGCTTATCTTCTGAACCTATTCCTCACTCACATGCCCTCCCACTCCTAAAGAGAGCTCAGCCAACAGCATCCATACCTTAGAAGAAGGTTTTCCTCTGTCAGGCTCTCTATGGTGTGCTTATGCTTTTCATTAGCTTCAGCAAGCTTGATCTGGAACATCTTCTCAAGATTTCCCACTGTGGCTTTCtggaaagacaaaatttaaaagcagTCTTCCCCAGAGCCACCCAGCATGAAGCCATTTAGCCAAATGGCAGAGACACTTGGGTTCCTCTCCCAGCCCCTGTCCTCTCTTCAGCCAGGACTCACCTCTTTCTGGAGTTCCATCTGCGTTTGGTAGAGGTGCGCGTTAAGCGACTCTAGAATAATAGCTTGTGTGTGCAACTCTTCCTCCATGATCTGCACAAGAAATTGTTTCAGGACACCAAGCCCATGTTACCTATTTATTCTCTTCTCCACAGCACCTGGACTACAAGGCAGAGCAACAACCTTAGCTACTCACCCTTGGCCAGTAAATTCTGGCCATTTGCTGTCTCTCCGGGCTACATACCCTCCCCTTCAGCCACAACCATCACTGCCACAGAGCCATTTCTCACCAGAGCTCAAACAGATGGTTACCATGGCAATCcgccattcattcactgaagagTCTTTTGTTAATAACCTACTACTGATTCCCACTATAGGATATTCTGGGAAAGGTGAGACTCTAGGGACTGTAAAAAGATTAGTGGTTTCTAGAGGttggaaggggaaaggagaaatGAGTAGGTGGGGCAGAGGGtaaatttttagggcagtgaaactattctgtatgacaCAGTGATTATAGATACATGACATGACATATTAGGCAAAACCCAAAGACTGTATGTCTCAAGGAATGAAGAATGTAAACTATGGACCTTcagttaataataatgcattaGCATCAACTGGTAGATTGAAACTAATATATCATCCTAGTACAAGATGT is a window encoding:
- the Casp8 gene encoding caspase-8; translated protein: MFPEKVGSDAQTVIEETCEEGAAVVRDPGFASGYFSYLLSRMDFNKYLYDIGEQLGSYELSSLKFLCLEYIPQKKQEPIKDALKLFQTLQEKGMLEENNLSFLKELLFRINRLDLLTTILNTSKEDMVWELQIPGKAQISAYRVMLFQISEDVNKLELESFKFLLSKDISKCKLDDDMSLLDIFIEMEKKLILGKRNLGTLKNICEQINKSLLKIIENYEELSRERRMSPERRTDSLSNGVESLRMLTLSDSPGEQDSDSQTSDKVYQMKNKPRGYCLIFNNYDFSMARKDMPKLHNIKDRKGSDLDEEALSKTFKELHFEIVCYKDSTAKEICEVLKFYQSEDHNNKDCFICCILSHGDEGIIYGTDGQKVSIFELTSYFTGSKCPSLAGKPKVFFIQACQGDNYQKGVLVETDSKQKDPYLEMDLSFQKSYIPDEADFLLGMATVSNCVSYRNPMEGTWYIQSLCQRLRERCPRGDDILTILTEVNYEVSNKDDKKNMGKQMPQPTFTLRKKLFFPLD